The genomic window TCGTCGTCAGCATTGGAGTTGGAACGAGGGCTGGATGGTTCCTCCAAATGTCTGGTTTTGTATTTCCTCTTCCCGCCAGGCTTGTCGTCGTGGCGTGAGCTCTTTTTTGCATATGGGGAGCGACTGCTGGAATAAGACCGAGATTGAGAACGCCTCCTGTCACGTCTTCGCGAGTCCCTGTTGCGGCTCCTGGAGCGAGAGTGTGAGTGTCGATCTGAGTGCTTGTTACTACTGTAATAGTAGGAGTGCCTCTCTGTGTAATGCACTCCCTTATCCTTTCTCTCTTTGCTGtagtgtctgtctgactgataGATTTGATCAGTGTCCCTCCTTTTATAGTGACTGTCACATTTTGAGTAGGAGTCTCTGCCACTCGAGTAAGAATAACCTCTGTTTTTGGATAGAGTAGCGACACTGCTGTGGGAATTCGCTGGGCTCCTGCTGGACTGTCTGCGCTCTCTACTTcttgacctcctcctcctcctgtggtCTCTGTCCTTAGACCAGTGGCTCTCCCTAGATTTGTCATTACTATCAAATCTTTTATCCTTCTCTTTTCTGCTTGACTTTCTAGATGTCTTGTGTAGGCTAGATGTTAAAGAGCTATAGCTTTCTTTTGAGTCCTCCTGATAATCTGTTTCTACATTTCCTGACTGTCCACGACCACTTCTCTGTGAGGCTATAGGACTGAGACTGGAGAAACGGATGTGTTGAGGCAGAAGAGGCACTTCTTTGGTATCTTCACTAGCCGACTCGTCAGAGTCAGAAGACAGCTTCACCAGTTCAGGAGTTCTTTCTGCTGTTGGTTTCACAAAACTTACAATGACACAGTCGTCACTGTCAGAAGACAAACAATCTTCTTTGTTAACTTCACTCTGTATCAAATCTGTTTGAATATGAGGAATCCTTTGTTGCGGAGAAGCTCCAAACACACGTGTCTCCTCCTCTAAACTGCTGTCTGACTCTGAGTCTACAACGGACAGACACTCTgccctgctctgctctgctgtcgTAGAATATGAAGGCCCAGGTGTCTCATCATCCCACACAGACTGGCTCAAAGTCGATGCAGAGTCATCTGGGGGGTCCAACTCCACAGAGAACTCCTCATCCTCTGAGATGGCTATTACAGAAGAGTTAGAGCTGCTGTCTTCATTCGAGGATGGGGCTGGGCAGTCGTAGGCAGCGTGTTGGTCATAGGCCTCCATATTGAAGGGAGATTTTGCAAAGCTGATGAACTCGTGCAGAAAGTGCTCTGTGCGGGCCTGAAGGAATGGCCTGAGCTCTTCCTGAATAGCTCCATCCTCCATGTCATAACGTGTAATCCGGGACATAATGATGTGTTGAACTATGTTGACCAAAGAGCCATGGGCTCCATAAAGCACAATGAGTTCTCTTTTCAGAAAGGGCACAAGTCTGTGTAGACAGGCAGAATTTCTTCTGAAGAACTCAGCTGAAGTGTCTCTGCAGCGTCCCCCATCCCGTACACTTCGAACCCTCACCCCTTGACGGTAGAGTTCCCTCCTGAAGTTTATCATTTCCTGCTCCCTGACACTGTTCACCACCCTGCCTTCATTTGCTGCTTGCCTCTTAGCTGCCAACCTCATCATCATGCGCCTAATATAACGATCTTGCCGCTGTTGGGGAGGGTTTGTTGAGGCTTCAAACATCACCCCATTATCGGGAGGTGGCGATGTCCTTCCCCGCATCTGTCGATTTACTCCCGTAAGAGTTGTGCGGTATCTAAAACGCACTCCCCCAAAAGTTCCAAAAGAGCCATTTTCCAGCGGCTGCAGATCgtattttttaaagtcttgCTCCGATTTTATGCTGTGATAAATTGAATTAAAGGGCTGTTTGCATAGCGGGCATTCGGCTTTGTTCTTGGACCACTCGTGAATACAGCGGAAACAGAACTTGTGCAGGCAGAGGTTCAGGTAAGAGATGTTGTGAAAAACGTCCAAGCAGATGGGACACTTGGAGTCTGGTGAAACATCTGCAGACATGGCTCCGGAGGTTTTCCTTCTGCCGCTCTTCTGGCGCTGTTGCAGGGCCACCTTAATCGCTGACATTATCTGtcagaatagaaaaaaaacacaagtttaaaacATCAAATTTACCATAATGGAAATGTATGACAGCCTTGTGGCGTTCTATTGACTTGGAGTACGTTTCTCTCagtataaaactacaaatccTCACACAGGATTattacctgctgctgctgacataTGAATCCACAGCCATGTAAgacttttcaacttttcatcagACAAAAAGTTACTTTTGCTACCACATAAAAgtatctggaggtaacaaaaaaaaaacttgcggGAACACTGCTTggaatagaaaagaaaaagagtccTATATAAACCAGAAAGGAGCTAAAACATCTGAGTTTATggaaagttttaaaatgtgatgctAAGACAGTCAATGACCCACTGACCTCAGTTACATCAGGTTCATTCGTGCTGTAAACATGGGGCTCTACCTTTATCAgctaaaacacatttctcaccTGATAACAACGAATCAGAACAACCCAACTACCTTACATGTATACGTCGTCGTCCTTTACAGATTTTGACagcactgttttcatttattaGCTTTAGCAGGTCAGGCAAGAGCCAAACCGAGTGTCGAGCTTTAGTTATGTTTAACAGTGGAAAATATTAAAGCTTGTATTATCTAAACACACATAAATCCTTATATTGGCATTATACTGACACGTCCACTCAATGTGAAATCGACTGACACCACGTTTACGAACCACAGACAGAGGTAAGCCAAAATTAGCAAAGGTGCTAGTCAGGAAGCTAGGGCGTGAAGCTAACATACATATAGCTAAGCTAATCGGCTAGTTATGACGTTCGAGGAAAAGTTGTTCAGTATTTACCTCTGACTTCCTCAGGTACGCAGCAGGTTGGCAAACTAGTTATCTTCGTCcatgtagttaaaaaaaataaaataatgttctACATCATTTCATTCCAGAGCAACTGTTGACAAAATGAACAACCTagctcagcagcagctccttcCATAACCgaacaattatttttaaattccatCGACTTCCgcccttcagaataaaagcatcatAGCCACATTTTTGAAGATCCGGAataaaatacgttttttttttgtttttgtttcttcgtttaaaaaaaaaaaagtaattacaaAAGTAGTGTCTCTAAattgtaattacattttaatcaatCTTCATTTGTATAGCATTGAGATGTGGCTGATagcaaatgttatctcaagacctttgcaaaagagcaggtaaaaaaaaaaaaaatccttattctttttttatattttctgtttaatatTCAATCATCAATCATGAGAACAGctctaagcaacatttagcaaagtaaaagtggcaaggaaaaacttctTTTGAGAGGCCGAAACCTCGAGGAGAAGCTGACTCATAATGAACAGCCATCTGTGGAAACTGTGTTGGACTTGGTGGGATAGAGAGAGGGCCAGGAGGAGTGATTTGAGTGATACCAACTGGAATAAAACGTATTTAGTTTACTGTAACCTTAAAACACCACTCAGCCACTCCATCTTAAACTACCAGCAACCCCTGCAAATACGAAGCTCTATGCACCAAAACAATCTGACAACAGTCTCTCTGATGAACAGGTAACATTCAAATAGTGTCAGAACAATCTGTGAAATAACCCTGTGACACAAAACCCACTGTGAatttaaatatgattattaaTCAGCATTTTGTGGACACCATCATGTAAATATTATAATCCTCTTCATCTGACGTCAGTCTATGTTAGTAAAATCTATTTCCCTcgtaatttaaatgaaaaagaacGGTAACATAATCTACAGGGTTATTTAAGAATTACAGTTCTTAATCATGTTAACGTCATTTGATGCAGATCACAGAAGAAGTTGCACATTTGTCTTCTGAATTTCACACTCACATTTGAGAAATGCtaaatacttttatttgtatGCCCCTTAAGCAATGATTGCACCCTGGAAATCAAGAGAATCATTTGTTGTTTGTGATACAGGACCagagttgttttctttcatctcaACCCATTCCAGTATCACGctgtaaaataaacaagaagtagaattacttttgtaaaaaaaaaaaagaagctcaaaACAGATAGAACTTTAGAATATTTATTGGCATATAcagtttttacaacagaaagtcgaaattattgaaatatttctgGTTCAGTGATGACCATGGCTCTCAGGGAGCTCTGGAACAACTTCACCCGTCTCCAGAATGGTGTCACCCTAAACAcaataaaggacaaacaaatTACAAACACTCTCTTCCACTGTGACATTCAAGGGAGCAGCTCTTCAAGACAACTGTCAGAGCATCTTAGGGAAGTGGACGTTTCTGTATGAAATAAGACTGATGGAGATTCTGTTCATGCTGTAGCTAGAATTGCAAGCTAATACGCAGCAGTATTATAGTCCTTTTAATTCTTGTAATAGAGGTACAACATGTAAAGGTACAAGATGTAAAAAGGGGGGGGTCATACTTACTGGGAACAGTCTGGGTTTCAATTCCACAATGCCATATGGCCTTTCCTGTGGGGGGCAATGACATGGTTATTTATTATGCCTTCTGAGCTATAAAAAGACACATGACAAAGTGTCCATCTACATGTGTATAAGTGATATCAGGTGTGCTGGTCTTGGCTGTAGCACCACAGATGTATTAACTCAGATGCACATAACATCTAAACACATTGTGATATCTATATCATGAAGTATTGCATTTATGTTAAACAGATTTGTACCACATGTAAAAAACTGTAAAAGGtatttatcacattttttcAATTTCTGTTCACTTACTGAAACGTGGTACTTCACAAAGTAATGAACAGCCCAGAAAGGTATCAACACCCGTGTTAATGTGAAAACTCCTCCTCTGTATGCTTTGTAGGTCTGTATGGAGACACGTTAAAGGAGGACAAATATGAATAGAAGACAAGTACACAATTAATCATAGTGTTCATTCTTACTGCTGCAAACCGATGATGCATACATCAACACATGTTGGAGCTTGTTCTTTCAATCAATGTAGgcagtaaaatgtaaaaagaggGAATTCAATTAGTAAATAAGTGTTGGGTTTCTGAGCTAGATACACGCTAAATATGAAGACCCAATAAAACTCAGAGAGGTGTCTAGTAGgactgttacatttttaaagaaccaACCTATGACCTTATATAAAATCATTGTTGTATTTTCTCATTGACTACCTCATGCTCTAAGTTTTAttgaatacaaaaaatacaCCTTTATACTACAAATCataagaagaaagagaaacatgcaCAATGAAAACCTCTCAAACTCTAAAGTGGCAAACTAGCCATTTAAAATAGGTTTATTTTACTTGGAATGGCAGAAAATGTACAGATGTTAATAACAACATGAATGTTTCATTTGGCTCCTGctctttgtttctatttattatGCACAAAgatacatttgcataataaataaactgagcaTGGTGGATGTCATATATTGCACAGACTGTGAAGCTCTCTGAGCATCATGTGTGATCTTGGGAATTAATTTGAACAATCTTCACTGAATGATTAGTTTATTATCAATATAGCATCACAGTTATTTGTATATATAGACCTATATAGATATTAATACAATATAGGCCTAATGACATAATCACAATATTATGGAtagtattgtaaaaaaaaagaaaagaaaaacaattagcgtaatttattatttttgaagaattagatatgtatatataggtatagatatatggattgtataaatatataaattataaaataatataatataaatatagtacatcaaattgtaaaaatacatatgtatatagatatatggattgtataaatatataaattataaaaaaaatcatagtatATCAAGTTGTATATATGTAAGGAAAATCATAgaattgtaaatatcaaatatagcATCATAAATACAGTATAGCAAAttgtagatagatagattatatagagattataaggaacacaggaagttaatttaatttaataaatattaattattgagctgtggaaaaggggtaggattaaataagttttctacttcttcctgctccttttCAGGCAaatcaattgaatatatgtaaaGTGAAACAATTTGataattttttttgtgtattgtattttcgtgcttttcattttgttttgtatttttgatatgtttgatttcatttgatatgtctgaaataaatgtaatcaatcCATGGTTAAGGTTATTCTTCAGTACGTCCTCACAGCTaagtaaaatcaaaacaacaacatggttAGTTCGCTGTTTTCCCCACGTCACAGGCAAGTGAATATTTAGTGTGGAAATACGTATTTACACTCTATaaccctttcttttctttttttttcatttactgaTATTTATCGTATGCACTGACTGTCCACTGTATTCATCCCTTGGTTGTTTTGACAGCTTGAAATGAGCACTCACGTAAAGTCTCCACAGGCTCTTGGGCTCCAGAAAGCCAGCCCAGAACTTGGCGATGGGGCCGAGAGGTTTAGCTGGTAGCACGGGCTCCCTCGGGCTGAGCTCCTGGTCCTTCAGCCACTGCCTGCGGAGCTTTGTCAGCTGCTCGACGCGGAGCTTCTCGTCTGGTGTGTAGCCAGACATCTTCTAAAAGTGTGGATATTCAACCTCAGCGAGCCTACAATGACACCATGGAGGACACTTCCTTTCGCACtgctggagaagaagaaaaaaagaagcggAAACGGAAGACAGACTGAACTGTTCATCATATCTAAAGCGACGCCTACCGGACGGGAAGAACACGTTGTTTTCGGGGAGACGCAcaaagcacaacaacaacaacaacaacatttaactCTAAGAAACATATTTAACATCGAGGGGAATGGAGTATGAAATGGTTACTGAAGAAATCTACTAGGAATCAGGCAGACTAAAAGGGCTACGCGGAAATTATAAGCTATAAATGAAAGTTATCATGTTACACACTCCCGTGCAGTAGGTGGCGACACGCACCGGTCAAGTTGGTTTGAAgcaaaagtaataataataataacgaagaagaagaaaaagccgAAGATGACGGGCTCGCAGcagcaaaagaagaagaagaagaagaaactatCTTAATCGCTACCCTGTCGGTCTCAATGCTACTGACGGATGCAGTAAATTAAATACTCAGTTTCTAAACACACTGTGTGCATAACAAGCTTCATTACCAGTAACTTCAGGTAGGACTTGTCTTTCTTCCTTGTATTAATCTTCACTTAACATGAGCTCGACTCGGAACAACCTGAGTTGACATATAGTTATGCTAAGCTAGTTTTCTTACAGCCCTGAACATGACTAAACTGTGTGATATCTAAACATGTAGTTTAACTTAATCTCGCTATCAGAGGTACATCGTGACGGATGAACTGGTTGTTTAGGTTCTGCCTTTAGGTTCAAGTAAGCTTTCTAGGAAACTAACTCACTGATGACAGTGACTTTAATCCTTTGAGCCGGGAGTAAGACATAACTATGAGGTTATAACTCAGTGTAAAGCTGTAAGTCAAGGTCACATGTTTACACTACACTGCCTAGGTAATGTAATCAGTTACCACAAGTATCAGCAGGTGTTGAAATACCTAGTTAAGACTTTAATGTGCATGTATTATCTATGTGAAGACATGCTGTGGTCACATTTAGCTTTTCATTCAGGTTTATTATGAAGTAGTTTGTAgtgtaaattacatttaaatcaagCGTAGGTAACAGTGGCGAGAGTGAGAACAACAAATGGTTAtatcaaatcaactttatttatgtagcactttaaacacaacattgattgatccaaagtgctgaacattgcagaaacaaagcattaaaaaagtaacagacaagagtaacaacaattaaaaaaacaaaaacaggttactgaacattaaaagcaattgggtaaaaaaatatgttttaaggcgagttttaaaaacaccaatagTGGGGAGAGAGACGGATGTCTGGGGGCGTTCCATAGTTTTGGTCCTGCAATAGAAAAGGCCCGATCCCCATTGCACCTTGTCCTCGATTTAGGCAGTGACAGAAAGTTTTGTGCAGATGACCTAAGATCTGTCACCGATTTATATGGGGATAGGAGTTCTGAGAGGTAGGCGGGGGCAAGTCCATTTAATGCCTTAAACACAGTCAGAagtgttttaaaatcaatccttAGCTTGACTggcagccagtgtaaggagGCAAGAACTGGGGTGATGTGAGCTTTCCTTTTTGACCGTGTTTGGACTCTGGCTGCTGATTTTTGTATGAGTTGAAGGCGGGATAGAGATGACTGAGTGATACCAAAATAAAGTGAATTACAGTAATCGATGCGAGTGGATATGAATGCGTGAATAACTTTCTCCAGGTCGGAATAACATAGGATCGGTCTTAATTTGGAGATGGATCGGAGCTGCATGAAGCTTAATTTTACAAcctgatttatttgtttgtcaaaTTTTAGTGCTGAATCAAATGTTATGCCAAGATTTTTTTACCTGAGATTTAACGGACTGGGACAATGGGGTGAGATGGGGTGAAATTGAGTCTGCCAAGTGCTGTGGACCAACCAAGATAACTTCAGTTTTTTCGTTGTTGAGCTGGAGGAGGTTTGTGGCCATCCAAGATTTTACGTCTTGAAGACAATTTGTGAGGTTTGTGagtttgttgtagttgtttggTTCCAGGGGGAGGTAAATCTGTGTATCATCAGCGTAAcagtggtaagatatgttgtatttttcaaAAAATTTGGCCTAGCGGGAGTAAGTAAATGGAGAAGAGGACTGGACCAAGTatggaaccttggggaacaCCACAGGGAATGGGGGCAGAGGAGGATGAAAAGTTACCAATGGAAACACTGAAAGATCTGTTGGATAAGTAGGACGAAAACCAATTTAAGACAGTACCAGAGACCCCAACCCATTTGTTTAGTCTCTGGATGAGAACTGAATGGTCAACTGTGTCGAAAGCTGCTGTTAGATCTAACAGTAGGAGAACAGAGCATTTACCAGAGTCCACAGCTAAAAGCAAGTCATTTGTAATTCTGAGAAGTGCTGTTTCAGTGCTATATGTTTATATATCAGGgtggttttgttttgatgtttatgCAGCAGGGTTGGTGTATATGAATAATATTATCTGTGAAGATATGAGTCATTTTACTTTGTAAGAAGATATTTACATGAGAGGAATAACTGAGCTTTTTACTCAAAAAGACCTGTTTCACAAGGAATTtatattatcaatcaatcaatcaaactttatttatatagcacctttcagacaaattaaattgcagttcaaa from Labrus bergylta chromosome 1, fLabBer1.1, whole genome shotgun sequence includes these protein-coding regions:
- the toporsa gene encoding topoisomerase I binding, arginine/serine-rich a, whose translation is MSAIKVALQQRQKSGRRKTSGAMSADVSPDSKCPICLDVFHNISYLNLCLHKFCFRCIHEWSKNKAECPLCKQPFNSIYHSIKSEQDFKKYDLQPLENGSFGTFGGVRFRYRTTLTGVNRQMRGRTSPPPDNGVMFEASTNPPQQRQDRYIRRMMMRLAAKRQAANEGRVVNSVREQEMINFRRELYRQGVRVRSVRDGGRCRDTSAEFFRRNSACLHRLVPFLKRELIVLYGAHGSLVNIVQHIIMSRITRYDMEDGAIQEELRPFLQARTEHFLHEFISFAKSPFNMEAYDQHAAYDCPAPSSNEDSSSNSSVIAISEDEEFSVELDPPDDSASTLSQSVWDDETPGPSYSTTAEQSRAECLSVVDSESDSSLEEETRVFGASPQQRIPHIQTDLIQSEVNKEDCLSSDSDDCVIVSFVKPTAERTPELVKLSSDSDESASEDTKEVPLLPQHIRFSSLSPIASQRSGRGQSGNVETDYQEDSKESYSSLTSSLHKTSRKSSRKEKDKRFDSNDKSRESHWSKDRDHRRRRRSRSRERRQSSRSPANSHSSVATLSKNRGYSYSSGRDSYSKCDSHYKRRDTDQIYQSDRHYSKERKDKGVHYTERHSYYYSSNKHSDRHSHSRSRSRNRDSRRRDRRRSQSRSYSSSRSPYAKKSSRHDDKPGGKRKYKTRHLEEPSSPRSNSNADDETSTSTKKKNKEKHLNKSKERSRKTSRSLSVELVGEENSHERTKRHHKKKKKHKKKSKRHKSNERTEKHSPTVITIDSDSDSFANCSATQATCTIKDSSPIDNPGDPDPCTIKDSSVGNPGGQAPATCTIKDSPIDNPGEPAPCTIKDSPIDNTTDNPGDHVPLDLHS
- the ndufb6 gene encoding NADH dehydrogenase [ubiquinone] 1 beta subcomplex subunit 6, translated to MSGYTPDEKLRVEQLTKLRRQWLKDQELSPREPVLPAKPLGPIAKFWAGFLEPKSLWRLYTYKAYRGGVFTLTRVLIPFWAVHYFVKYHVSERPYGIVELKPRLFPGDTILETGEVVPELPESHGHH